One part of the Stigmatopora argus isolate UIUO_Sarg chromosome 8, RoL_Sarg_1.0, whole genome shotgun sequence genome encodes these proteins:
- the LOC144078476 gene encoding retinol dehydrogenase 8, which produces MAQKVVLITGCSSGIGLALAARIAKDEKKRFMVYATMRNVSKGQALVEAAGRALGRTLEIKQLDVCDETSIKACVDSLPERRVDILISNAGMGLIGPIECQSVDEMKTVMDTNFFGLVRLLKEILPDMKRRKRGHIVVISSVMGIQGILFNDVYAASKFAVEGFCESLAVQALRFKLNISLIEPGPVITEFERKVYEEALKTDLSNADAVTADMFTNIYLKNYKQIFETLGQTADDVAEHTLKIMTLDNPPFRHQTNTLYTPMTTLKYADPNGDLPIDTFYKMVFEHDKIFNASLNFLKMLRWRSRRSFTLDQSS; this is translated from the exons ATGGCTCAAAAGGTGGTCCTCATCACGGGATGTTCCTCCGGCATCGGCCTGGCGCTCGCTGCGCGTATCGCCAAGGATGAGAAGAAGAGAtttatgg TGTACGCCACCATGAGGAACGTGAGCAAAGGCCAGGCGCTGGTGGAGGCGGCGGGTCGCGCCCTGGGCCGCACGTTGGAGATCAAGCAACTGGACGTGTGCGACGAGACGTCCATCAAGGCGTGCGTGGACAGCCTGCCCGAACGCAGGGTGGACATCCTCA TTAGCAACGCCGGCATGGGCCTGATCGGGCCCATCGAGTGTCAATCCGTGGACGAGATGAAGACGGTGATGGACACCAACTTCTTCGGCCTGGTCAGGCTGCTGAAGGAAATCCTTCCCGACATGAAGCGGCGCAAGAGGGGTCACATCGTGGTCATCAGCAGCGTCATGGGCATCCAAG GGATCCTCTTCAACGACGTCTACGCCGCGTCCAAGTTCGCCGTGGAGGGATTCTGCGAGAGTTTGGCCGTGCAAGCCCTGAGGTTCAAGCTCAA CATCAGCCTGATCGAGCCGGGCCCGGTCATCACCGAGTTTGAGCGCAAGGTTTACGAGGAAGCCCTGAAAACGGACCTGAGTAACGCCGACGCGGTGACGGCGGACATGTTCACCAACATCTACCTGAAGAACTACAAGCAGATCTTCGAGACCCTGGGTCAGACGGCCGATGACGTGGCGGAG CACACGCTGAAGATCATGACGTTGGACAACCCGCCGTTCCGTCACCAGACCAACACGCTGTACACGCCCATGACCACGCTGAAGTACGCCGACCCCAACGGTGACCTCCCCATCGACACCTTCTACAAGATGGTGTTCGAGCACGACAAGATATTCAACGCCAGCCTCAACTTCCTCAAGATGCTGCGTTGGAGGAGCCGGCGCAGCTTCACGCTGGACCAAAGTA